The following nucleotide sequence is from Euleptes europaea isolate rEulEur1 chromosome 3, rEulEur1.hap1, whole genome shotgun sequence.
CTGATGGCGGCGCCTCCGAGCActcctctctctcagcctgcagCGACGCGAGAGAAGGCGACGCGCCTCCCTCGATCGCCTCGCATCCGCCTCGCGTGGGGCAGCGGCCCTTGTGAGCTGCCCCGGCTCACCGCTCGCCCTAGCAGACGAGCGGACCCGGAGCCCCCCGGCCCAAAAAAGCAGGCCGCTGCCCCCGGCAGTCAAGACCGCTTCTCACGGGAAGCCGCATCCTTCACAGCCCGCTGGGCGCCGCCATCTTGGCCGGGAGGAGGCGGGCCCTGCGGAGTGACGCCATTGGAGCGGCGCCAGGCAGGCGCCGCTCCAATGGCGTCACTCCGCAGGGCCCGCCTCCTCCCGGCCAAGATGGCGGCGCCCAGCGGGCAGTGAAGGATGCGGCTGACTCGGAAGCGGCTCTGCTCCGCGTTGCTCGCTGCCTATTTGCTCTTCTCCCTCTACGCCGCCTACTGCGTCTTTCTGAAACCGCGCCGCTCTGCTGCTGTGCGGGCGAGCCAGAAGGAGAAGCGCGGGCGAGGTAACGCGGCCGTCACTCCAAGCCCCTTGTTGCCAGTCTCCCGCTCCTTTTCTCTCTGCCCTTGCACGGAGGCACCTGTCCCCGGCTATGCTTTTCTGCAGGCGCTTGCGGCATTCCTGTTCCTCTCCTGTCCCCTTCGGCCGTCAGTgtgtgattggggagggggggcaggacaCTAAAAAGAacgacaggattgcccattgggaGCAATGGGAGATGCTGGGATGCCCGTTGGACATAATGGGAGGAATGCCTGCAAAAGCTCCGTGCGCAAAAGTTGCAGTAAAAAAGCTGAGTGGATTGAGAATGACAGTCTCGGGGCCCACATAGGGCGAAAAcccacggtcgctttatcctcctttaatccctgtcttagccaggatcgaacgcacattcggcgaaacgcatgcgttcgatcctggctgaattgtggctgaaacagggattaaaggaggataaagcgaccgtgcgttttcgcccatagactgCCCTGGAACTGGAATGAGCCCCCAGAATAGAACTATGGCCCCGGGAACAAGATAAACTGTTCTGGACCAGGAAATGATAACACCCAGAGTAgagtgacagcccctgggagtagcatacttttatgcatttatgtatttaattaatttataccctgcctttcttcccagtggggattcaaagcagcttacattctcctctccattttattgtcacaatgaccctgtcaggtaggttaggctgagagagtactactggcccaagatcacccagtgaacttccgtGGCATGAgagggaattcgaacctgggtctcccagaaagtAGACTGACACGCTTAACCAAGACACGACACTGGCTCCCATTTGTGTactgggactggaatgatggcCTCTGGGACTGAAATCAGTTCTCTGGGACTGGAAATTGACAATTTAGTCTCAGTTCAATTCCTACATTCTAGTATGCTTGAGTACTAACAACactgaatttttaataaaatgtagAGAACCTTGTCAGTCTGTATGTGCATATTGGACTTCCGGTTGCACCCCAGGCTGAAGTCCCAAGTTCTCTCCAGTGCTACTAAAGCCATGGCTATTAGGTGAGGCATAaccctccccctacacacacacataactgttTTGTTATTCCTGGCCTTTGTATTGAAAGCTTGGGGAAAgctcagttcccccccccaaaaaaaagagttcTGTCCTAGTTAGTAATGTTGATTCAGAGTACCTTATGTTTGTTATCACATTGCCCCTTGGCATTTGATTTCTTTGATGCAGACACAAACCTGGCATCTTTTACATCTCTGCCATCTTTTGTGGGTGAGGTTAGGTAAAATAAGGCATGGGTAAAATAAGTCAAGTTTTGTGTGCTTACcaaatttgtattataaactgGGAAACTTTAGTACCACTACAAATGGCTACACTTTGGCTGCCTGCCAACATGTGTTGGAACCAGTCCAATCATTTTCTAGTAATGTAAGGTGAGCAGGAGAATATGGATAAAGGGAGAGAGAATAAGATggaagggctggggaaggggACAGATTGCTGAAGAAACACATTACTGAGAACCATGATTGACCCTAGCTTCTTAGAGTGTATTTAAAAAGGCAAGATTATTAACAGTTTTAGCAGGTATACACTGTGGATCTGTAATCTGGAAAGTTTAGGGTTCTAGTTTATCAGAGAAATCCATGCAAAGAAACCCATATCTTTTATATTCAGAGCATTTTACTTTGGAAGTAGAAGAGTGGAACCCTTGGGAAGTTGATGAGAAAAATAGTTTGCATCAGAACGCTGCAAACAGTCTGCAGCTTTTGAAAGAGAAGAAACTGCAGCAGGAACAAACAGACCTCAGAGTACAAATCTGGGGGAAAGCTGCTATTGGTATGTATTTGTAATCAATAATATGAGAGCTGCTTCTAAATATTCTTGCTCACACTTTCAGCTAAAACATGTTTAGTGTGAAGGTCCTTCTGAGTTCAATAGAATTTACTTCCTAATAAGTACGTTCAGGATTTAACATCTTGGGCTGTGATCCTAAGCACACTGATCTGAAAGTAAATCTTGCTAACATCCATTaagcttacttctgaataaacattatGATATGGGTGTCAATTATTACTTTCTCGTGCAATAGGGCATAACATTTGTTCAAAATTTAATTATGTTGGATACTATATATAGGAACACTGCTGTATCTGTTATTAGGTATCTAACTTATATGAGTTAAAGCTACAATATAAAATACAAGGGATTTCAGTTGTATGAAATTGTCATCATCAAATAATATGCTGTTATCTGATCTTGTTAGAAACTGCTGATTGATTCTTTGGGAAATGTTGTGCCCTCCTTGGTGCCATTTCATGTTGTGTATTTTTGCCCTCCCAAACATACATTTCAAACTCTTCAGGAGGAAAACACCACTTGGGGAATTTATTGGGAgcagtaaaggtcccctgtgcaagcactgggtcattcctgacccatggggtgacgtcacatcccaatgtttactaggcagactttgtttacggggtgccggtgccttccccagccatcttccctttacccccagcaagctgggtactcattttaccagcctcggaaggatgtaaggctgagtaaacctcgacccggctacctgaaaccgacttccgtcgggatcgaactcaggtcgtgaacagagcttggactgcagtactgcagcttaccactctgcgccacgggagcAGGGAGGGAGTTAAATACCCCTCCTTAGGCTTCTCCCTCAGTATTCCCAACATAAAGTAACTTTCCCTATTTTAAAAGGGCCTTTGGGCTACCATTACAAATGTTAGCATGTAATGTAAAGTTTGGGACTGTGAGTTCCTGCCATTACTCAGCTTTGTTGATATCCCAGAGATCTTCTGTATGATTTCCTTTAATTTCTAACATGGCATGTAAACATTGCAGGGTTGCATCCTAGAGAAAAGTAGTATTCATCCGTCTGACATTTAAGAATGGTAGAAATCACCTTAAAATATAATCTCAAACAACTAGCTGTCCATCTTCAGTAAAACTCTTTTTTTCTGAGAAGAAAAGATGTTTATGATTTTCTTGTtcagaaatattttctgtctgTGTGGTATTATAATGTGCTAGTCTTGAATCTTGCAAAACAGAAAATATAGATATTTGTGTGAATGTGACAGATTTGTTCTTTGGTAAGAGAATTACAGAAAGCATTTCCATAAGCCATGTTAATACGCAGCTGAACATTTCAAATCATGAAATAGGGCAAAATGGTATCCCTTGACTGGTCTATCCTGTTGGCTGTGATTGCTGTGCTTGGGCCCATTGCTGTATGTGAGACACATCCTCTAGGCCTAGCTAATCATCATCCCTCAGACTTTGTAGAGCTGAGAAGTGCCCAAAAGTATCACTGTCCTTAGAGGCTTCCATGGTTCTACCCCTTCAGTACTGGAAGGGGTTGAGGTGTGGCCCACCTTAGACGTTCCAAGCACTGTGTTGAGCATGAGCTATGCAGCCTCCTGAGCAAGACTAACATTTAACATGATATGTCTGAAAGTTGTGctgcacctaggattgccaagtccctctttgccaccggcgggaggtttttggggtggagcctgaggagggcgtggtttggggagggacttcaatgccatagagtccaattgccaaagcggccattttctccaggtgaaccgacctctagcggctggagatcagttgtaatggcaggagatctccagctagtacctggtggttggcagcccgaGCTGCACCTCTTCTTGATCAGGAGAAGGCTCAGCCCAAGCTTAGTGTAGCATTTGAGATTTGAATGCCAGTTCAGCCCACAGCCACCCTGCTACTACCCTTTGATGATGCAGAGACTTCTGATTGGTCTCTTCCTTCAGCACTGGAAAATTTAGCAGTGAACACAGGAGAAAAGCCTGAGACGGCTTTGGACTAGTGAAAAGCAACTCTGCTGTCAGGTTTCCTGTCAGTTATTAATCGCTCCTCTTAGAGGCTTCTGTGTTATTTCAGACGTCCTTGGGGTGATTTCTTCTTTAGGGCTAAGATGATTTTTCAGCCAAGACTAGTAGTGGGAAGGAACACCACTAAAACAGCGTGGCCAGTAATGTCCATTGTCTGAGTAGCTTTGCTGAGAAGTATCTGCCCTCTTAGCTGAAGAAGGTGACATGTTTTGCCTTGCCACCTTGTGCAACTTTCTGTTTTCCTGGATTCGGGTTGCTTTAGTTCATAGACTTTTCTCTTGACATGAAAATTGTCATGAAGGAGTTAATCTATGTCCCTAATTATTGAATTGCCAGTGATGTTTTCCTAGGCCTTTACCTATGGCAACATATATTTGAAAGTCTGCTTGAGCCTGCGGATGTGTCAGCacagtggagagaaggaagcctAAAAGCAGGAAAATCATTCTTCAGGTACCAGTTGTATGATGCCACTTGTCAGCTTAGACCATAGTACCTTATAGCCTTGTGAATGTTAATTCTGTGCATGAATGAACAGAATTTTACAAACAGAATTTTCATTTAACAGCAAATAATGGTAGACAGGACTCTTGCATTGTTTGCCCTGTGCAGTCCTGCGGGATCTTCCCTACTGATATGGAAAGAGCAGATGTTGTATTAAAAGTGTGCtacatagcctgatctcgtcagatctcagaagccaagcagggtcagccctggttagtatttggatgggagaccaccaaggaagaccagggttgctgtgcagaggaaagcactggcaaaccacctctgttagtctcttgccatgaaaaccccaaaaggggttttcgacttgatggcactttacacacacacacacacacacacacacttacacactTTATAAATAGCAGAGTATTAGGAAGGAGAGCAAGAGAGGAATTGTAGTGGGAAGAATAGTGTTGTAGACAGCTGAGGCTGATTCCTATTTAAAAGATCCACACTTGCAAGGTGGGAGGCAACTTTGGgcagttcccccccaccccccagagtgTTTAACTTGCAGTATGGTATTGTATGTGCCTGTGCAGCAGTTGGTACATTTATGGCAAATTTTAGGCTTAGGCTATTAAGAATTGGCATTGACAGACTATATATCTGCTGGAGAAATTGTACAATGCTTTTGTGTTTCATTGAACAAGAAATAGAGCACAACCCCTGAGCACAAGAGAAAGAACAGCTGTCAAGCAATGGCTGCATTTATATGAAGTGCCTATCtgttgtgttgtatttttataattgTGATTGTGCTTTTGTTTTTCACAGCTTCATCACAGGTCCATCAGTAGTCCCCGGATACTTCTCGGTAGAATCTGCCAATGTGGTTCTAGTGCTGAATggcagagaggaaggaaagatcTCTTACGCCACTCAGTGGCTGCATTATGCACAAACATTAGTACAAACTCGCAAGTTGCGGCATGTTGCTGTTGTGTTGCTTGGAAGTGAACAGTGCAAAAATGAATGGATTTACCCTTACTTAAAAAGCTATGGAGGGTTTGTGGAACTACTTTTCTTAATATATGACAGTCCCTTGGTGAATGAAGAAGATATTTTCCAGTGGCCTTTGGGAGTAGCTACGTAAGTGTTTGATAAAATCAgggaatgttttaaaatgttatttttattacTTTATGTATACCTTTTTGCCAACTTGTATATGACCTGTTTTACTCAAACCTACAATTAATTAAGATGGAATGTAGTTGGAAAGCTTTGTGTAATTTCTGTtctataaaaaaaattaagcacgCTGTAGCACTAAATTATAgttaatatttatttcatttgtaccctgtctttTCCCACAATGTACCCTGTCTTTTcccacaaagcagcttacgtcactctcctctcctccattttatcctcacaacaaccctgtgaggtactttaggctgagagagtgtgactggcccaagttcatgcagtgagcttccgtggcatgagtcgggattttaacccagctctcccagatactagtctgacactctaagccactacaccacaccagttcCTTACTGTTGGTTTTCTCtatagtttccatggcagagtagggatttgaacctggggtctcccagatactagtctgacactctagcccaagggtccccaaccttcttgaacctgcaggcacctttggaattttggcaccgggtggtgggcacaactacaAAGTGGCTGCCATGGGAAGAGAACCAACCATAAAATCTccgggagtgaggttatgcatcactctaacagtaactcttttcaggcagaagctctgtttaacaggatgcttttaaaaatgaacatattttcttgcatacacacagcataCCTTCAGTGacacagcgaagatccttgtgcggatgctgctaaagcaactttaaaatctgcatggccaatcaGATCACCTTTCAATGGCAATTAGAAGCCATACTGGGCAAAAACCCGCCATGGCCCCGCCCACCCACTCCTGGTGGGCACCAGGAGaagtgttggcgggcaccatgacACCCATGGAGCCACACTGGGTCCCCTGCTGCAGCCACTAAACCACAGTTGCTTTATTTTACTTGGGTGGTTGTATTTCATGCCTAATAGTAAATGCAACCGTTAGTGCTAAGCAACTGGATATCAGACAAACATATGAAGGTGACGCTATGCAGTACATAATTATGTGATtactttatgtgtgtgttaagtgccgtcaagttgcttctggctcatggcaaccctatgaatcaatgtcttccaaaatgtcctatctttgacagccttgctcagatcttgcaaattgagggctgtggcttcctttattgagtcaatccatctcttgttgggtctccctcttttcctgctgccatcaacatttcctagcatgatggtcttttccagtgactcttgtcttctcataatgtgaccaaaatacgatagcctcagtttagtcattttagcttctagggtcagttcaggcttgattaccTTATAGAAAATATAAAAATGAAGGTCAAATAAATGCATTCAGTTAACActgttaacttttaaaataaagggtTACATTAAATTTGACCAGGTTTCTATAGGCACACTTACCAGACAAGCTAGGATGCCAGCTCCAAAGGAGTAAATGCCAAAATCATTTCATCCAGCTGTATATGCTGACGAGAAAGTGAATATAGATCAGCAATGGGAAATTTGAAAAATGTGACAGTGGGGAAACATAGAGAATGGAAGAAGAGGGTGGGAGAAAAAACCCTCTGGTAAGTGGGGTAGAAGGTAAACAACTATCAGcgtagtcctaaacagaatttcattcttctaagtccactgactttaATGCATTTAGAAGTGTGTAACCCTATTTAGGATTATATTGTAGATCAAGCATAGCATATTTCATCCTTATGAACAAAACAGCTCATTTTTACAAGCTACCCTACATGCTGTTTTTTTTATAATTACAGTTACAGAAATTTTCCTGTAGTTGAACCAAGCTGGTCAATGCTTCACAATCCACGGCTATATCAGTGCAACTTTTTAGGAACGATTTACAAGAACTCATCAAGAGAGACTCTAATGGAAGTATTGAGGCAAAGTGGGCTTGATAAGCTTTGTTGGATTTCTGCCAGAGAAGAGTAAGTAGTATAGTTGGTAACCAAAAAATGCCTTctgttgaaaatatttttatttagttaaaaattttataccccacttttccagGAAGCAGCAGAACACCAGGTAAGTTACAAAAGTAAAAACCAATTCTATTTAAGTAGATCTATTAAAAATGCAACGATATAAATAACAAACAGCAGTGCCAAGGTAAGTTTTAAAATTGCATTGCTTTTAAATTAACAGaaaggaagttaaaaaaagaTCCATTAAAAATCTTGCCTGGCTACAATAACAGGAAAGATTTTCCCTCATGCACTTTTCTCCATCCACAGTGAGGATACAGAGAGAGTGGTCCACTTTCAGCCCATTCGAGCTCggggctgaaagtggtgtggATGCAACATGACCCCTggaccagcataagtgccctcttatcacagaataaggggaACTTATGCTTTCACAGGGGAcatttccagcagcagcaggatgcCACAGAGCTTCACAGAGCTCTGCCACCACTGcagcctctccaggacctaaatcccagaagagagctgtggcgccagcatgggggggggcataccCAGGGGTGGAGCTAACTTCAGTCAGCTTCCTCGccccttccagcccgggaacgccccctgcacaaacagcggtgctgcaccagctttttgttggcgcagcatcactgttttcaatggggctattatCCCCATTTtctaatttttcttttatttaaaggcattttttcgccttgcagtggctgggaaacctctttggaacctctttggaggcgccgtggCAGCACCTCAGCCACGCTGTCCCCGGCAGGTGCAAGGcttaggaatgagctgtaaaagcTGTATGGTCAGGGGCAGGTATGGGGCAGATGTTGTCCTGGGCCCAGGCTGTTCAGGGCATTATAAGAGTCGATAGCAGCCCttggaattgtgcccagaaacagccaGTGAACTGAGGTTGTATGCACACTACGTTGGATCTCCTTCATGGACTGGATCAGCATTATTATTTTCTACATATTTATGTGCATCATGAATTAATCTGTATGATCGTTTCGTACACAAACAAGGGaaaaatagatcacgatgggtagctgtgttagtctgtcactagtatccttccagaaattttgttagtctttaaggtgctactggactcctactcttttctaataGAAAAATAGTTGAGGATGAGAGAGATGTTTTTCATGGCATGTGTTGAGACACTGGCACCTTAGCAAAATCTGTGTGCACTCCACCCCAGGGTAGTATGCCTCTTCAAAttagttgctggggagcacaggcaggatgacaCTGTTGCAGTTTCTGTTAGTGGGCTTCTGTTCTGTGTGAACAGAATCTTGGTCTAGATGGGCCTTTCATCTGAGCCAGcatagct
It contains:
- the RXYLT1 gene encoding ribitol-5-phosphate xylosyltransferase 1, whose product is MRLTRKRLCSALLAAYLLFSLYAAYCVFLKPRRSAAVRASQKEKRGREHFTLEVEEWNPWEVDEKNSLHQNAANSLQLLKEKKLQQEQTDLRVQIWGKAAIGLYLWQHIFESLLEPADVSAQWREGSLKAGKSFFSFITGPSVVPGYFSVESANVVLVLNGREEGKISYATQWLHYAQTLVQTRKLRHVAVVLLGSEQCKNEWIYPYLKSYGGFVELLFLIYDSPLVNEEDIFQWPLGVATYRNFPVVEPSWSMLHNPRLYQCNFLGTIYKNSSRETLMEVLRQSGLDKLCWISAREEWWPQETNESLRNYQDALLQSDLTLCPLGVNTECYRIYEACSFGSVPVVEDVMTPGNCGNSSVYYHAPLQLLKTMGAPFIYVKSWKELPAVLEKEQNMTFQQKIQRRKKLMEWYRYFKAQMRQKFISTLENSFLPKDKGG